The following proteins are co-located in the Nonlabens ponticola genome:
- a CDS encoding LytR/AlgR family response regulator transcription factor, protein MKGLLKQTVYVVEDMGVTRASLLNTLSRNNFLVMGSAATAETAWMELQSFKKCPNVVLVDINLKGTKNGLWLGNKIMNHLKSAVVFLTASSDKKHLREITEMQAAGYIMKPFNNPTLLTMIDMALRRNEDKVQDAAAATNSVFVKTRNGLQKINLEEIIYLQSEVNYVHIHLLNNVHTSRSKLIEMKEVLNLPSNFIRVHRRYIINKKQIKSLHSQSLTMIDDLEIVWSKKYIESSSILYP, encoded by the coding sequence ATGAAAGGACTCTTAAAACAAACAGTGTATGTTGTCGAGGACATGGGCGTTACACGCGCCAGTTTACTCAATACATTAAGTCGCAATAATTTTCTTGTTATGGGTAGTGCCGCAACTGCAGAGACTGCATGGATGGAACTACAATCATTCAAGAAATGCCCAAATGTGGTATTGGTCGATATCAATCTTAAGGGTACAAAAAACGGCTTATGGCTGGGAAATAAAATCATGAACCATTTGAAAAGCGCGGTTGTATTCTTAACCGCTTCTAGCGATAAGAAACACTTGCGTGAAATTACAGAAATGCAAGCAGCTGGATATATCATGAAGCCATTCAATAATCCAACGCTACTCACGATGATTGATATGGCGCTGAGGCGTAATGAAGATAAGGTACAAGATGCTGCCGCTGCGACCAATAGTGTTTTTGTAAAAACTAGAAATGGGTTGCAAAAAATAAATCTTGAAGAGATCATCTACCTGCAATCAGAAGTGAACTATGTCCACATCCATCTATTGAATAATGTTCACACGTCAAGATCAAAACTTATTGAAATGAAAGAAGTGTTGAACTTGCCATCGAATTTTATAAGAGTGCATAGGCGGTACATCATCAATAAGAAACAGATCAAGAGCTTGCATTCTCAAAGTCTCACGATGATCGATGACCTAGAAATTGTATGGTCTAAAAAGTATATTGAGAGCAGTTCTATTTTATACCCTTAA
- a CDS encoding GNAT family N-acetyltransferase, which produces MEITITERDNKGFAMAREDGKRAGVMTYSIPGSDFIIIDHTEVEDDFAGKSVGKELLYKIVEMAREKDIKILPLCPFAAAMFKKLDDIQDVLRK; this is translated from the coding sequence ATGGAAATAACGATAACTGAAAGAGACAATAAGGGTTTTGCCATGGCACGAGAAGATGGTAAACGCGCTGGTGTGATGACCTACTCCATTCCAGGGTCAGACTTTATTATCATTGATCATACAGAGGTTGAGGACGATTTTGCTGGTAAAAGCGTTGGTAAAGAACTGCTCTACAAAATTGTAGAGATGGCTCGTGAAAAGGATATTAAGATTTTGCCACTGTGTCCTTTTGCAGCTGCAATGTTTAAAAAACTGGATGATATACAGGACGTATTGAGAAAGTAA
- a CDS encoding DUF4301 family protein, giving the protein MNDATLTDTKNYDEADKILKSILYDNHHTTVTRPARLKDGILKLSATKRRRFLKKFKKKAAQYSYTDFIPASGSGTRLLQDLVQFAHNYDPSEQSVSTYINSHGCYNLNDFFKHLKRLPFYPLVQDEIKETLLNAVDINHGRLDMVKFLLTTDKLNLTSLPVALIPLHRTDNEAATAFDQHVSLHDALASTFTASNLTFTVPQKRNQLFQEQLESKAAQFPDLDIQTTIQDPASDVYCLNENNELAIDQTGDRVMQPSGHGSLLSNLNDVESEIIHISSVNNVPQRVNMKAYVKHKKIMTGYLIYVVNQVHKYLAKLENGELTKMERRKLGKFLKRYFHLDFKVALKQSTEGTLSTIYHLLNAPIRVAAVAPMKDNTGDVAFWATNSRNIETLQIINKNQIDSSDEYQKAALESASHYSFASMFLYTNDYKGNDFDLADYSEPGACTITERSIEGQQVKFIEQDGLWNAKMKDHLTIFIEADDSVFNPINDLTDLLPKGKSRRRNRLRK; this is encoded by the coding sequence ATGAACGACGCGACCCTTACCGATACAAAAAATTATGACGAGGCAGATAAAATTCTCAAATCGATATTATACGACAATCATCATACAACGGTCACAAGGCCTGCACGTTTAAAGGATGGAATTTTAAAACTGAGCGCGACTAAACGCAGGCGTTTCCTAAAGAAATTCAAGAAAAAAGCAGCGCAATATTCCTACACAGACTTTATACCGGCAAGTGGTTCTGGAACGAGATTATTGCAAGATCTGGTGCAATTTGCCCACAATTATGATCCCAGCGAGCAAAGCGTTAGTACTTACATCAATAGTCATGGCTGCTATAATCTCAATGATTTTTTTAAGCACCTGAAACGGCTACCTTTCTATCCATTGGTGCAAGATGAGATCAAAGAAACCTTATTAAATGCGGTTGACATCAATCACGGTAGATTAGATATGGTGAAGTTCTTATTAACTACCGATAAACTTAACCTAACCAGTTTGCCCGTTGCATTAATACCGCTACATCGTACCGACAATGAGGCTGCAACAGCCTTTGATCAACATGTGAGTTTGCACGATGCCCTGGCTTCAACATTTACAGCGAGTAACCTGACGTTTACAGTGCCTCAAAAGCGTAACCAACTATTTCAAGAGCAATTAGAATCAAAAGCAGCTCAATTTCCTGATCTTGACATACAAACCACTATTCAAGATCCTGCAAGCGATGTATACTGTTTAAATGAGAATAATGAACTGGCCATCGATCAAACTGGTGATCGAGTGATGCAGCCATCTGGTCACGGTAGTTTGTTGTCTAATCTTAACGATGTAGAATCAGAAATCATTCATATCTCTAGCGTAAATAATGTACCGCAACGAGTGAACATGAAAGCATATGTGAAGCATAAAAAAATCATGACTGGTTATCTCATCTATGTGGTGAATCAGGTACATAAATATCTTGCCAAATTAGAAAACGGTGAACTGACTAAAATGGAGCGACGCAAACTAGGGAAGTTCTTAAAACGTTACTTCCATCTTGATTTTAAGGTTGCCCTTAAACAAAGTACAGAAGGTACCTTAAGTACCATCTATCACCTACTCAACGCACCTATACGTGTCGCTGCCGTAGCGCCTATGAAAGATAATACGGGCGATGTCGCTTTCTGGGCAACGAATTCAAGAAATATTGAGACGCTTCAAATAATAAACAAAAACCAGATAGATTCTAGCGACGAATATCAGAAAGCGGCACTAGAAAGTGCGTCTCATTATAGCTTTGCAAGTATGTTCTTGTACACTAACGATTATAAGGGAAACGATTTTGATCTTGCAGATTACAGCGAGCCTGGCGCGTGTACGATTACTGAGAGATCTATTGAAGGCCAACAAGTGAAATTCATTGAGCAAGATGGACTATGGAACGCTAAAATGAAGGACCACCTTACCATTTTTATCGAGGCAGACGATAGTGTGTTCAATCCTATAAACGATTTGACAGACTTGTTGCCAAAAGGAAAATCACGTCGCAGAAACAGATTAAGAAAGTAA